In the Candidatus Binataceae bacterium genome, TGGAGCCGCGATTAAGCCAGCTCGGCCGCTATCGTTATTCCGATTACTACATCAACAAGAGCGTGGCGGAGATCATCGAGGCGGTGCTGATTAACTCTGGACTCAACCGAGACGTGGATTTCATGATGCGGCTGAACGGCAGCTACCCACAACTCGACTTCGTCCGCCAATACGAAGAAAACTGCCTCGACTTCATCAGCCGGCTGATGGAGCGCGAAGGTATTTACTATTATTTCGAAAATGGCGAAGACCGCGAGCGAATAGTAATAGTCGATTCTCAGTTCGGGATGACGAAGAGCACGACCAACTTGATTTTTCGTGTGGAATCAGAACCAGAGCCTGGCCTCGATTCAGTGGTTTCTTACAGCTGTCAGCGCGTACTACCGCAGACCTTAAGCTGCGCAATTACTATTATGATAACGCGCAACCGCAGATCTACGGCGAGGCGCAGGTGAAAGGCGACGGCGTCGGTAGCGTCGAGATCTACGGCGAAGACCTGCGGACCAGCGATCAAGCAAACAACCTGGCGAGAATCCGGGCAGAAGAGATCCGCTGCCGCGAGCGGATCTACGAAGGTGAGACCACCGCCTTCGGGATCAGGCCAGGACTGTTCTTCGATCTAAAAAATCACTATCGCGAGGATTTCTGGTCGATGTGACCGGGCTAGTAATATATTTCAGCCTCGCTCGTATCATTTTGCGCGGAACACTTTTGTAACGGCGATCGCGCTAGGACTGGCCGCTGCCAATCGGCGAACTTAAAAATCGACATCCCAGATGCCCGCGGCCTGCTCCAGATTAACCAGCGCCTGAGCCTCCCGTTTCAGCGCGTTGTAATAGTCCATGTAAAGCTGATCAAGTGCCTGATGCGCGTCGAGTATATCTATCAGGCCGACCGATCCTTTTTCCAACTTGAGCAGCTTGGATTTGTACAGGTTGTCAGCATCGCGCATCAGCGCGCCGCCGAACTCCTGCGTGCCGGTTACCGCCAATCGGTAATGCTGATAGGCAGTCCGGACGTCAATTTCCGCCTGGAGCTGTGCTGCTTCGAGCGCCTTCTGGCTCTGCAGCACCTGGTAATAAGCCGCATCCAGATTGCCGTGATTGAGATTGGAAAGTGGAAGCGGCACGGTGATTGACGCCACCACTGCGTCCCACGCTGGCGAGGGATCGATTGGATTTGTGACCCTTGTGAAATGGTCATATTCAGCGCCCAGTATCGGATCGGGGATTCTATCCGCGCGCGCCAGACGATATTGAGCCTGAGCGCTCTCGAGCGCGTAGCGCGCCGCGACCACGTCGTAGCGGCTGGCGACCGCCTTGCCGATTAGCTCATCAACTGAGAAATCGCGCGGCGGTTCTTCGAGATTACCTACTGGCGCGATTAGTCCCTCGGCCTGATGCGCACCCATGAATCCCATCAGGCCACCCAGGGTCTGGTGCAGGGCCGACTGCGAATCGAACAAGTCGCTGTGAGCTTCGAGCTCGGCGATCCGGGTACGCAGCAATTCATCTTCTGAGATCTCGCCCTTTTTCAAACGCTCCTGATTTACTTCGATCAACTGCCGCGAGCGCTCCAGGCCTTTGTATTCGCGCCGCAGCTTGAGAATTCCGATGACGCCGTCGATAAAGGCATCGGCGGCCTGCCCGCGCAGATTGCGCAGATAATCCGCAACGCCGGCATCGGTGGACTTCAAGGTCGCCCGCGCCGCGTCCTCTCGTGCTCCGATTTTGCCGCCTAGCAAGATGCCCTGGTTGAGCCCGGCGATTACGGTATTGACCTGTCCCTGACCGGTTATATCTCCACCCCCGCCGACCTGAAGCTGCGGATCTGGGTAGACGCGAGACGCGATCAGCTGCGCCTTGGCAATCGGTACGTTGTAACGTTCGGCAGCGAGTGCGAGGTTGGAGCTCTCCACCCTTTGCATGAATTCGCGGAACGTTATTGTCCCAACGATTACCAGCCCTGGGAGTTGTTCGCTGATCTCGGCCGCCGTGGCCGGCCCTGCTGCCGCAGCCACTATCGGCGCGCTTAGCCTCACGAGCGGTGTCGGTCCGCTTAGTGTATTTGGCCCGTGCTGTCCAAGCAGATGCTCTTGAGGCAACGCTCCGGAAGCGCAAGCAAGCGTTATGAGCATCGCGATTGGAAACGCAGCCAATCTTCGCAACATCTGGATTCCTACGGATCGTCCGCCGCAGCGGCTACGACCGCGCGGCGTCAAGTAGCGCGCTATGCTTGCAACCATGTAATCACTGCATGTTCGCCGGATTAAGGATACCGGCGCTCGCGTTCTTGCTAGTGGCGTGTGCCGCTGAAGCTCCGCAACAGAGGCAAGCCGTCAGGACGCGGCGGAGGCCGGATAGCTAATCAACTCGAGCAGGTTGCCGTCGGGGTCGCGGAAGTAAACACTGACCCCCTTGCCGCGCCCGCCGATTCGCGTGACCGGTCCTTCGATGATCTCAATGCCGTGATGTTTCAGGTGGGCGATCGCCGAATCGGGAGTTCCCGACCATACAAAACAGTAGTCGCCGCCGCCCACCGCCGGATGCGCGGCTTTCAGCGTGAAGTCGTTCGTCGCGGGATGAAGATTGAAGCGGTGATGTCCAAAGCTGATACTGACAATTGGCCATTTGCCTGCTCGCCACTTGTCGAGGCCGTCGGCGACGGCACCGAGCACGCGGCCGTAGAACGCCACCGAGCGTTCGATGTCCGCCACCGGCATCGCGACGTGATCGATTTCGATTTCCATCGTTTATCTCCAGAGCAAAACGCATCGTGCCCTTGCCAATAGCCCAGCCTCGTGCCGATCTCCGTCACGCCCCGCGGCACTCAAGCACGCGCATGACGTACAATCGGCCACAAGCAACCACTGAAATTAGTAGTTACGATGACCTGAAACATTCCAAAAGCCCGCCGGGTAAGCCCGTCGCCCGATGAAGCTCAACTTTTTGCGGCGAGCTTGTCCTGCGTCCGGGTATCGAAATCGCCAGCGTCGTGGCGTTCGTGCAACTGGCTCGATGGCTCCCCGTAAACGCGGTTGACCATCCGCCCGCGCTTCACACCCGGCCGCTCCATGAGCGAGTCAGCCCAGCGATTTACGTTCTTGTATTCGGGCACGCTCAGGAACTCGGCGGCGCCGTAAAGCACGCCCTTCGCCAGCCCGCCATACCATGGCCAGATGGCCATATCGGCGATCGTG is a window encoding:
- a CDS encoding TolC family protein, producing MAAAAGPATAAEISEQLPGLVIVGTITFREFMQRVESSNLALAAERYNVPIAKAQLIASRVYPDPQLQVGGGGDITGQGQVNTVIAGLNQGILLGGKIGAREDAARATLKSTDAGVADYLRNLRGQAADAFIDGVIGILKLRREYKGLERSRQLIEVNQERLKKGEISEDELLRTRIAELEAHSDLFDSQSALHQTLGGLMGFMGAHQAEGLIAPVGNLEEPPRDFSVDELIGKAVASRYDVVAARYALESAQAQYRLARADRIPDPILGAEYDHFTRVTNPIDPSPAWDAVVASITVPLPLSNLNHGNLDAAYYQVLQSQKALEAAQLQAEIDVRTAYQHYRLAVTGTQEFGGALMRDADNLYKSKLLKLEKGSVGLIDILDAHQALDQLYMDYYNALKREAQALVNLEQAAGIWDVDF
- a CDS encoding phage late control D family protein, coding for EPRLSQLGRYRYSDYYINKSVAEIIEAVLINSGLNRDVDFMMRLNGSYPQLDFVRQYEENCLDFISRLMEREGIYYYFENGEDRERIVIVDSQFGMTKSTTNLIFRVESEPEPGLDSVVSYSCQRVLPQTLSCAITIMITRNRRSTARRR
- a CDS encoding VOC family protein, whose protein sequence is MEIEIDHVAMPVADIERSVAFYGRVLGAVADGLDKWRAGKWPIVSISFGHHRFNLHPATNDFTLKAAHPAVGGGDYCFVWSGTPDSAIAHLKHHGIEIIEGPVTRIGGRGKGVSVYFRDPDGNLLELISYPASAAS
- a CDS encoding contractile injection system protein, VgrG/Pvc8 family, whose protein sequence is MYGEAQVKGDGVGSVEIYGEDLRTSDQANNLARIRAEEIRCRERIYEGETTAFGIRPGLFFDLKNHYREDFWSM